The Plantibacter sp. Leaf314 genome includes a window with the following:
- a CDS encoding response regulator transcription factor: MSRILVAEDETRISAFVSKGLRAAGHTADVTVDGSQVVELAESGDFDLLVLDIGLPGVDGFEVLRRLRDDGSELPVIILTARDSARDLVAGLDGGANDYMSKPFRFEELLARIRRRLAERGATAPAAVEERLIVGRLELELRERRVLVDGVPVELSTREFALAEEFFRHPDQVLSREELLSRVWGYDFDPGSNVVDVYVRYLRNKIGKDAIATVRGAGYRLSTRR; this comes from the coding sequence ATGAGCCGGATCCTGGTCGCCGAGGACGAGACGCGCATCTCCGCGTTCGTCAGCAAGGGCCTCCGCGCCGCCGGACACACGGCCGACGTGACCGTCGACGGTTCGCAGGTCGTCGAGCTCGCCGAGAGCGGGGACTTCGACCTGCTCGTCCTCGACATCGGGTTGCCGGGCGTGGACGGCTTCGAGGTGCTCAGGCGGCTGCGTGACGACGGCAGCGAACTCCCCGTCATCATCCTCACCGCCCGCGACTCCGCCCGCGACCTCGTCGCGGGTCTCGACGGGGGCGCGAACGACTACATGTCCAAGCCGTTCCGGTTCGAGGAGCTGCTCGCCCGCATCCGCCGCCGGCTGGCCGAGCGAGGGGCGACCGCCCCCGCCGCGGTCGAGGAGCGTCTGATCGTCGGGCGGCTCGAACTGGAACTCCGCGAGCGCCGGGTGCTCGTCGACGGCGTCCCCGTGGAACTCTCCACCCGGGAGTTCGCCCTCGCCGAGGAGTTCTTCCGTCACCCCGACCAGGTGCTCAGCCGCGAGGAACTCCTCAGCCGCGTGTGGGGCTACGACTTCGACCCCGGCTCCAACGTCGTCGACGTCTACGTGCGCTACCTGCGGAACAAGATCGGCAAGGACGCCATCGCCACCGTCCGAGGAGCGGGCTACCGGCTCAGCACCAGACGGTGA
- a CDS encoding YlxR family protein — protein sequence MEPVRTCVGCRHREPRSALLRVVAIEGELVPDVAQRLPGRGSWVHPTTACVEQAVHRRAFTRALRLTVGPGVDAVLAAVATVAADAPAAD from the coding sequence ATGGAACCGGTGCGGACCTGCGTCGGCTGTCGTCATCGCGAGCCGCGCTCGGCCCTGCTCCGCGTGGTGGCGATCGAGGGAGAACTCGTCCCCGACGTGGCTCAGCGCCTGCCGGGCCGAGGCTCCTGGGTGCACCCGACCACCGCCTGCGTCGAGCAGGCGGTGCACCGGCGTGCGTTCACCCGGGCGTTGCGGTTGACCGTGGGCCCAGGGGTCGACGCGGTCCTCGCGGCCGTCGCGACGGTCGCCGCGGACGCACCGGCCGCAGACTGA
- a CDS encoding cell wall metabolism sensor histidine kinase WalK: MVFGELRNVMRSTRVRILVAILVATTLAMTLVGVSTYTLGRQQTLATIDARLEHSAELIAFMVVGSGNSADAPATSDAAVDAVMRRWIFAEDETAVGVRADGSTVPPSAPSAFRLDDDPALLDAITARASRGVVTGEADGQRTVRYAIIPVQVVGDPNVAHVVIATDVHAALAESRGVLAVEIVVAVVCLLLLGLVGWQLAGGLLHPIRLLRDAAARITESDLDERIPVVGRDDVSELTRTVNGMLDRLDEAFTSQRQLLDDVGHELKTPLTIVRGHLELLDPSDPADVAATRDLALDELDRMSSLVADITELSTAGLASTLDREPVDVASFTASVHDKATAISTDHTWVLGDQAELTVDVDSGRLAQAWLQLADNAAKYSPSGSTIVVSSRFDESDDPALVLSVSDEGPGVPEALRERIFDRFTRVSGGRGVAGSGLGLSIVQAIAAAHGGWAEVEDGDGPGSVFSIRLPLAVAEDDEDADTAVELDPDETAAIPRDAMAQAIALREAQAAMEAQAAMEATASPTEPSTVHVEPVDDFPDLVDTSARRRPTEDGS; encoded by the coding sequence ATGGTCTTTGGCGAGCTGCGGAACGTCATGCGGAGCACGCGGGTGCGGATCCTCGTCGCGATCCTGGTCGCGACGACGCTCGCGATGACGCTCGTCGGCGTGTCGACCTACACGCTCGGACGCCAGCAGACCCTGGCGACGATCGACGCCCGACTGGAGCACAGCGCCGAACTCATCGCCTTCATGGTCGTCGGGTCGGGGAACTCGGCCGACGCCCCGGCGACCAGCGACGCAGCCGTCGACGCGGTCATGCGCCGCTGGATCTTCGCCGAGGACGAGACCGCCGTCGGCGTCCGCGCGGACGGCTCGACCGTCCCGCCGAGTGCTCCCTCCGCCTTCCGCCTCGACGACGACCCGGCACTCCTCGACGCCATCACCGCACGCGCGTCGCGCGGCGTGGTGACGGGCGAGGCCGACGGCCAGCGCACCGTGCGGTACGCGATCATCCCGGTGCAGGTCGTCGGCGACCCGAACGTGGCGCACGTCGTCATCGCCACCGACGTCCACGCCGCCCTCGCCGAATCGCGCGGAGTGCTCGCCGTCGAGATCGTCGTCGCCGTCGTCTGCCTCCTCCTGCTGGGGCTCGTCGGCTGGCAGCTCGCGGGCGGGCTGCTCCATCCCATCAGGCTGCTCCGGGACGCCGCGGCGCGCATCACGGAATCCGACCTCGACGAGCGGATCCCGGTCGTCGGCCGGGACGACGTCTCCGAGCTCACCAGGACGGTGAACGGGATGTTGGACCGCCTCGACGAGGCCTTCACGAGCCAACGTCAGCTGCTCGACGACGTCGGTCACGAGCTGAAGACGCCGCTGACCATCGTTCGTGGACACCTCGAACTCCTCGACCCGTCCGACCCGGCGGACGTGGCGGCCACCCGCGACCTCGCACTCGACGAGCTCGACCGCATGAGCTCTCTGGTCGCCGACATCACGGAGCTCTCGACCGCCGGCCTGGCCTCGACCCTCGATCGCGAGCCGGTCGACGTCGCATCGTTCACCGCCTCCGTGCACGACAAGGCGACGGCGATCTCGACCGACCACACCTGGGTCCTCGGCGACCAGGCCGAACTCACCGTCGACGTCGACTCCGGCCGACTCGCGCAGGCCTGGCTGCAGCTCGCCGACAACGCGGCGAAGTACTCGCCGTCCGGCTCGACGATCGTCGTCTCGAGCCGGTTCGACGAGTCGGACGACCCGGCACTCGTCCTCTCGGTCTCCGACGAGGGTCCAGGCGTTCCCGAGGCGCTCCGCGAGCGCATCTTCGACCGGTTCACGCGCGTCAGCGGCGGGCGCGGGGTCGCCGGCTCCGGCCTCGGGCTGTCGATCGTGCAGGCCATCGCCGCCGCGCACGGCGGTTGGGCCGAGGTCGAGGACGGCGACGGACCCGGCTCCGTCTTCAGCATCCGGCTCCCGCTCGCGGTCGCCGAGGACGACGAGGACGCCGACACGGCCGTCGAGCTCGATCCCGACGAGACCGCGGCGATCCCCCGGGACGCGATGGCGCAGGCGATCGCCCTCCGCGAGGCGCAGGCGGCCATGGAGGCGCAGGCCGCCATGGAGGCCACGGCGTCACCGACGGAGCCGTCAACGGTGCACGTGGAGCCGGTGGACGACTTCCCCGACCTCGTCGACACCTCGGCACGGCGTCGGCCGACGGAGGACGGCTCATGA
- a CDS encoding proline--tRNA ligase translates to MVTRLSNFFLRTLREDPSDAEVTSHRLLVRAGYIRRQAPGVFAWLPLGLRVKNKIEAIVREEMANAGAFEVHFPALLPREPYEVTGRWEEYGDALFRLQDRKGADYLLAPTHEEVFTLLVKDLYSSYKDLPLSIFQIQDKYRDEARPRAGLLRGREFTMKDAYSFDVTDAGLDASYQAQRDAYERIFTRLGLEYVIVQADAGAMGGSRSEEFLHPTVVGEDTFVRSAGGYAANVEAYTTEVPEARPVDGLAPATVFDSPDTPTIATLVDLANDRHPRDDGRPWTAADTLKNVVLALTHLDGTRELVVIGLPGDRDVDLKRVEVAFSPAEVEAATDADFAKHTGLVKGYIGPWSPQGPVLGEESATDIRYLLDPRVVDGTQWITGANVDQQHVMGLVAGRDFTADGFVEAAEVRAGDPAPDGSGPVELARGMEIGHVFQLGRKYAEALGLKVLDENGKLVTVTMGSYGIGITRILAIIAEGNNDERGLIWPKAVAPFDVHVVAAGRDAAIFEVAESLVASLEASGKDVLYDDRTGKVSPGVKFGDAELIGVPVVVVVGREATEGFVELWDRAAGTKERVAISELSL, encoded by the coding sequence GTGGTTACGCGCCTTTCGAACTTCTTCCTCCGTACGCTCCGTGAAGACCCCTCCGATGCGGAGGTGACGAGTCACCGCCTGCTGGTGCGGGCGGGGTACATCCGCCGCCAGGCACCGGGTGTCTTCGCCTGGCTCCCGCTCGGGCTGCGGGTCAAGAACAAGATCGAGGCCATCGTCCGCGAGGAGATGGCGAACGCCGGCGCGTTCGAGGTGCACTTCCCCGCGCTGCTGCCTCGCGAGCCCTACGAGGTCACCGGGCGGTGGGAGGAGTACGGCGACGCGCTGTTCCGGCTCCAGGACCGCAAGGGGGCCGACTACCTGCTCGCGCCGACGCACGAGGAGGTCTTCACCCTCCTGGTGAAGGACCTCTACTCGTCCTACAAGGACCTGCCGCTGTCGATCTTCCAGATCCAGGACAAGTACCGGGATGAGGCCCGGCCCCGGGCCGGCCTGCTCCGAGGCCGCGAGTTCACGATGAAGGACGCCTACTCCTTCGACGTCACGGACGCCGGGCTCGACGCGAGCTACCAGGCGCAGCGGGATGCCTACGAGCGCATCTTCACCCGCCTCGGTCTCGAGTACGTGATCGTCCAGGCGGACGCGGGAGCGATGGGCGGTTCGCGGAGCGAGGAGTTCCTGCACCCCACCGTGGTCGGTGAGGACACCTTCGTCCGTTCGGCCGGCGGGTACGCCGCGAACGTCGAGGCATACACCACCGAGGTCCCCGAGGCCCGTCCCGTCGACGGACTCGCCCCGGCGACCGTGTTCGACTCGCCGGACACCCCGACGATCGCGACCCTCGTCGACCTCGCGAACGACCGCCACCCGCGCGACGACGGCCGTCCGTGGACGGCTGCCGACACGCTGAAGAACGTCGTCCTGGCGCTCACCCACCTCGACGGCACGCGCGAGCTCGTCGTCATCGGGCTCCCCGGCGACCGCGACGTCGACCTCAAGCGGGTCGAGGTCGCCTTCAGCCCGGCCGAGGTCGAAGCGGCCACCGACGCGGACTTCGCGAAGCACACCGGCCTGGTCAAGGGCTACATCGGTCCGTGGTCCCCGCAGGGCCCCGTCCTCGGCGAGGAGTCGGCCACGGACATCCGGTATCTGCTCGACCCGCGCGTCGTCGACGGCACCCAGTGGATCACGGGGGCGAACGTCGACCAGCAGCACGTCATGGGTCTCGTCGCCGGGCGCGACTTCACGGCCGACGGCTTCGTGGAGGCCGCGGAGGTCCGCGCCGGTGACCCCGCACCCGACGGCTCGGGTCCGGTCGAACTCGCACGCGGCATGGAGATCGGTCACGTCTTCCAACTCGGACGCAAGTACGCGGAGGCCCTCGGTCTCAAGGTGCTCGACGAGAACGGCAAGCTCGTGACGGTGACGATGGGCTCCTACGGCATCGGCATCACCCGCATCCTCGCGATCATCGCCGAGGGCAACAACGACGAGCGCGGACTCATCTGGCCGAAGGCCGTGGCGCCGTTCGACGTCCATGTGGTCGCCGCCGGTCGCGATGCGGCCATCTTCGAGGTTGCCGAGTCCCTCGTCGCGTCGCTCGAGGCCTCCGGCAAGGACGTCCTGTACGACGACCGCACCGGCAAGGTGTCTCCTGGCGTCAAGTTCGGTGACGCCGAACTGATCGGTGTCCCGGTGGTCGTGGTCGTCGGCCGTGAGGCCACCGAGGGCTTCGTCGAACTCTGGGACCGCGCCGCGGGGACGAAGGAACGCGTCGCGATCAGCGAGCTGTCGCTCTAG
- a CDS encoding VWA domain-containing protein, with amino-acid sequence MELIYWWMPLVWLLAVAAVVAVAVLATRAGRRRKANQEPLWVAHSGRLTALPGYRRALTRYRRLVVATIAAVAVLLLAGTALGSRVVSTTVFQPELRNRDIVLCLDVSGSMTEYDAALVGVFESLVQRFDGERIALVLFNASATTYFPLTSDYDYVTAQLDHLVEDLTSPESDYEYWNGTDLGNGSSLIGDGLGSCVMRFDQVGEQRSRSIVLATDNYVAGEPILTLKEAGEYAKAQDVTVYGINPGDVSSKDYLDDLAAEMDEVVTSTGGDYYALADPAAVGGIVQQITAEQTKTLKGAKQLVQVDEPLVFVLAAFGGLALLMLLAWRLRR; translated from the coding sequence ATGGAGCTGATCTACTGGTGGATGCCGCTCGTCTGGCTCCTCGCCGTCGCCGCCGTGGTCGCCGTCGCCGTGCTCGCGACGCGCGCCGGCCGTCGTCGGAAGGCGAACCAGGAGCCGCTGTGGGTCGCCCACTCCGGGCGCCTCACGGCGCTTCCGGGCTACCGCCGGGCGCTGACGCGGTACCGACGGCTGGTCGTCGCCACCATCGCCGCGGTGGCGGTCCTGCTGCTCGCCGGCACGGCGCTCGGATCACGCGTGGTCAGCACCACGGTGTTCCAGCCCGAGCTCCGGAACCGCGACATCGTGCTCTGCCTCGACGTGTCCGGTTCGATGACCGAGTACGACGCCGCCCTGGTGGGGGTGTTCGAGTCCCTCGTGCAACGCTTCGACGGCGAACGGATCGCGCTCGTGCTGTTCAACGCGTCCGCGACGACCTACTTCCCGCTCACGAGCGACTACGACTACGTGACCGCCCAACTCGACCACCTCGTCGAAGACCTCACCTCGCCCGAGAGCGACTACGAGTACTGGAACGGGACGGACCTCGGCAATGGCTCCTCACTCATCGGCGACGGTCTCGGCTCGTGCGTCATGCGGTTCGACCAGGTCGGCGAGCAGCGGTCACGGTCGATCGTCCTCGCGACCGACAACTACGTCGCCGGCGAACCGATCCTCACCCTCAAGGAGGCCGGCGAGTACGCGAAGGCCCAGGACGTCACCGTCTACGGGATCAACCCCGGCGACGTCAGCAGCAAGGACTACCTCGACGACCTGGCCGCGGAGATGGACGAGGTGGTGACGTCGACCGGCGGGGACTACTACGCGCTCGCCGACCCCGCCGCGGTCGGCGGCATCGTCCAGCAGATCACGGCCGAGCAGACCAAGACCCTGAAGGGCGCGAAGCAGCTCGTCCAGGTCGACGAGCCGCTGGTCTTCGTCCTCGCGGCGTTCGGCGGCCTCGCGCTGCTCATGCTGCTCGCCTGGAGGCTGCGCCGATGA
- a CDS encoding VWA domain-containing protein, translating to MTINPVLPIWSLAVFGAVLAAFAGWQYLAGIRRPGAWHWLARLAMVLVLVVIALRPTIPGNHRPPSAMGDLDVYFVVDTTSSMAAEDWSDETLPDTDENGAPQPPTRLDGAKADITGIADRLAGARYALVTFDAVTVQRMPLTTDATALRSATEAMTQEVTTYSRGSSIDEPVEYLTTLLTKAEEQEPGRNRIVFYLGDGEQTSGSQPESFESIAPLIGGGGVLGYGTEAGGTMREFSGYEDGSVRYIQDYSTGEPAVSRLDPGALETIASQLGVKAEIRTPGASLDDVLDGLAVGGVTVQDEVDIRRTDELYWVFALAFGVLLLTEIPAIVAALGELRRTKGSQT from the coding sequence ATGACGATCAACCCCGTCCTCCCGATCTGGTCACTCGCCGTGTTCGGAGCGGTCCTCGCGGCGTTCGCCGGCTGGCAGTACCTCGCCGGTATCCGCCGGCCCGGTGCCTGGCATTGGCTCGCCCGCCTGGCGATGGTCCTCGTCCTCGTCGTCATCGCGCTCCGTCCGACCATCCCGGGCAACCACCGTCCGCCGTCGGCGATGGGCGACCTCGATGTCTACTTCGTGGTGGACACCACGAGTTCCATGGCGGCGGAGGACTGGTCGGACGAGACCCTGCCCGACACGGACGAGAACGGCGCACCGCAACCGCCCACCCGGCTCGACGGCGCGAAGGCCGACATCACGGGCATCGCCGATCGCTTGGCGGGCGCCCGCTACGCGCTCGTGACCTTCGACGCCGTCACCGTCCAACGCATGCCGCTCACGACCGACGCGACCGCGCTGCGCTCCGCGACGGAGGCCATGACGCAGGAGGTGACCACCTACTCCCGGGGGAGCAGCATCGACGAACCGGTCGAGTACCTGACCACCCTGTTGACCAAGGCCGAGGAGCAGGAGCCCGGCCGGAACCGGATCGTCTTCTATCTGGGCGACGGCGAGCAGACGAGCGGCAGCCAACCCGAGTCGTTCGAGTCGATCGCGCCGCTCATCGGCGGCGGAGGCGTGCTCGGCTACGGGACCGAGGCCGGCGGCACGATGCGTGAGTTCTCGGGGTACGAGGACGGCAGCGTGCGTTACATCCAGGACTACTCGACGGGGGAGCCCGCGGTGTCGCGCCTCGACCCGGGCGCGCTCGAGACGATCGCGTCACAGCTCGGCGTGAAAGCGGAGATCAGGACGCCGGGTGCCTCGCTCGACGACGTCCTCGACGGTCTCGCCGTCGGCGGCGTGACGGTGCAGGACGAGGTGGACATCCGACGCACCGATGAGCTGTACTGGGTGTTCGCCCTCGCGTTCGGTGTTTTGCTCCTCACGGAGATCCCGGCGATCGTAGCGGCGCTCGGTGAACTGCGACGGACGAAGGGGAGTCAGACATGA
- the nusA gene encoding transcription termination factor NusA, with translation MDIDLGLLKSIEREKEIPFEELVVIIEQAILSAYLKSTEGAEPVARAEVPAARVQLDRKTGHVGVFVPEFDDEGVLIGEAESTPDDFGRIAAFAAKQVIFQRLRDIQDDAVLGEFKGREGDIIAGVIQQGPNPRMIHVDLGTIEAMLPPEEQVAGEEYPHGARIRVYVTSVSKGLKGPQITVSRTHPGLVRKLFALEVPEIASGIVEIVSLAREAGHRTKIAVKANDPSINAKGACIGELGRRVRAVTDELGAEKIDIVDYSPDLPTFVANALSPAKVTSSYVIDQSLKAVRALVPDYQLSLAIGKEGQNARLAAKLTGAKIDIQPDSILESD, from the coding sequence ATGGACATCGATCTCGGTTTGTTGAAGTCGATCGAACGCGAGAAGGAGATCCCCTTCGAGGAGCTCGTCGTGATCATCGAGCAGGCCATCCTGAGTGCGTACCTGAAGAGCACGGAGGGTGCGGAGCCCGTGGCTCGCGCCGAGGTGCCGGCAGCTCGGGTCCAGCTCGACCGCAAGACCGGCCACGTCGGCGTCTTCGTCCCGGAGTTCGACGACGAGGGCGTCCTCATCGGCGAGGCGGAGAGCACGCCGGACGACTTCGGTCGCATCGCCGCCTTCGCCGCCAAGCAGGTCATCTTCCAGCGCCTCCGCGACATCCAGGACGACGCGGTGCTCGGCGAGTTCAAGGGACGCGAGGGCGACATCATCGCCGGCGTCATCCAGCAGGGCCCGAACCCGCGCATGATCCACGTCGACCTCGGCACGATCGAGGCGATGCTGCCGCCCGAGGAGCAGGTCGCCGGTGAGGAGTACCCCCACGGAGCGCGCATCCGGGTCTACGTCACGAGTGTGTCGAAGGGCCTGAAGGGTCCGCAGATCACCGTGTCGCGCACGCACCCGGGTCTCGTCCGCAAGCTGTTCGCGCTCGAGGTCCCGGAGATCGCCTCCGGCATCGTCGAGATCGTGTCGCTCGCCCGCGAGGCCGGCCACCGCACGAAGATCGCCGTGAAGGCGAACGACCCGAGCATCAACGCCAAGGGCGCCTGCATCGGTGAGCTCGGGCGTCGTGTCCGTGCCGTCACCGACGAGCTCGGGGCCGAGAAGATCGACATCGTGGACTACTCGCCGGACCTGCCGACCTTCGTCGCGAACGCGCTCTCGCCGGCCAAGGTCACGAGCTCGTACGTGATCGACCAGTCGCTCAAGGCCGTCCGCGCGCTCGTCCCGGACTACCAGCTGTCGCTCGCGATCGGCAAGGAGGGGCAGAACGCCCGTCTGGCCGCGAAGCTCACCGGCGCGAAGATCGACATCCAGCCGGACTCGATCCTCGAATCGGACTGA